The genomic segment GATAGGACGTTTTCATGTAAGATGAATTCAGCATAAAATCTGCTGTCGCAAGATTGTTGGCAATCGGAATATCATAAACCACCGCAATACGAAGCAGGGCTTTCACATCCGGATCATGTGGCTGTGCTTCCAGCGGATCCCATAAAAAGATCATAAAATCAATCTGACCCTCTACGATCTTTGCACCGATCTGCTGATCCCCTCCCAGTGGACCGCTGCAGTATCCTTTTACCGGAAGTCCGGTTCTCTCCGCAATCAGTCTTGCAGTGGTTCCGGTTCCGCACAGAAAATGAAATTTCAGGATTTCTTTGTTACGGTCGCACCAGTCTACCAGTTCCTTCTTTTTCCCATCGTGAGCTACCAGCGCAATGTGTTTGGTTGCCCCGATTTCCATTGTGACATACGCATCATTCAGCATAGTATTCCTCCTGTCTGTCAACTCTGTGTTCTGCTTCTGTTTTTCCGTCCTGATTTTCTGTTTCTATTATGCTTCTTATTTATTGTTGTACTTTCTCAGCAATTTCACCCTGCTTTTTATAAATACTTTCTGCCGGAACAAATCCGCGGACAGAGGATAGTGGGTAAATATTGGTATGTGCTCCGATCACAGCTCCCGGATTTAAAATAGAACCGCATCCAACTTCCACAAAATCCCCCAACATCGCGCCGAATTTCTTCATACCAGTCTCAATCTCTTCTTCCGGTGTATGCACAACCACCAGCTTTTTATCGGATTTCACGTTGGATGTAATGGAACCTGCACCCATGTGGGAACGATAGCCCAAAACAGAATCTCCCACATAGTTATAATGCGGCACCTGCACTTTATTGAACAGAATCACATTTTTCAGCTCGGTGGAATTTCCTACCACGGCACCTTCTCCCACGATTGCATTCCCCCGGATAAACGCACAGTGTCTGACTTCTGCCTCTTTCCCGATGATCGCCGGTCCATGAATATAAGCGGTCGGTGCAACGGTCGCGCTTTTTGCGATCCAGACTTCTTCCGACGGATGGTCATACTCTTCCTCACTCAGTGTTTTCCCCAGTTCCAGGATAAAATCATGGATCTTCGGCAACACTTCCCATGGATAGGTCACCCCATCAAAGATCTCTTTCGCGATAGTTTCCTCCAGCGTATACAGTTCCTTTACGGTAAGTCCTTTCATTTTTTCTTCCCCTTTCCATATTGTCTGCCTGTCGTTTTTTTATAAAAAGATGCTGCTTTCTGATAACACTCTCTTAACTGATACTGATTATTCAGTCCTTTTACTCCGTCAATTCTGCTGACAATAAAATGATCCAGTTTCTGCATATATTCTTCGGATGTAATCTCTCCGTTTGCCACATAATTCAATCCCTTTTCCCAACTGGCTGTCAGCTCCGGGTTCAGTAGCGACCGGATGGAATTCGCCACCACATCATAGACCATTTCTCCCTGTAAGGTCGGAGTAATGACCTGGGTCTTTTTATTCAGTGCCAGATACTTGATATTGACTAATTTTTTCAGGATCTCTGCCCTGGTTGCAGACGTTCCGATCCCACTTCCCTTAATCTGAGAACGAAGTTCTTCATCCTCGATCAGTTGTCCTGCATTTTCCATGGCAAGGATCATAGATCCGGAATTGTAACGTTTCGGAGGAGAGGTTTCTCCTTCTTTGATTTCCAGTTTATTTACCTCAATCTCCTGCCCCTTTTTCAGTTGCTGGATTGCCTGGAACAATGCCGTAGAGGACTCACCGGAATCTTCCTCATCTTTCTTGTCTGTTCCAGCATCTGCGTCATTCTTCTTATAGCCTGCCACTTTCAGATATCCTTCTTCCGCCAGAACTCTTAAAGAGGCAAAAAAGCTCTCCCCCCGAACCTGAACGGTAATTGCTACTTTCTGATACACTGCCGGCGGATAAAAGATGCTTAAAAATCTGCGAACAATCATATCATACACGCCATGTGCGGTTCCGTTCAAACCTTTCAGGTTGTTCAGCCCCTGCCCGGTGGGAATGATGGCATAATGGTCTGTAATCTGTTTGTCATTGACATACCGGGTCTTTGCAAGTCCTTTATGGGTTCCAAACTTCAGGATATCCTGCAGATAAGGCGCCGCCATCTCATATTTGCTCAGTCCGTTCAGATTGCGATGGATTTCTTTTGCAACCGCGGTGGAAAGCACACGGGCATCTGTACGCGGATAGGTGACCATCTTTTTCTCGTAAAGTTCCTGCACGATACGGAGGGTTTCATCCGGGCTGATCTTAAACCGCTTAGAACATTCATTCTGCAGCTCCGCAAGGTTGAACAAAAGGGGCGGATTTTTCCGTTCTTTCTTTCGTTCCAGTGCAGCAATCTTTCCTTTCACCGGCTGTTCTTCCTGAAGCCACTGCATCAGCTCCTCTGCTTTCTTTCTCTCTTTAAATCCATTTTCTTTATAAAGATCAAAAGATTCAAAATACCTGGAACCTTTGACGGCTCTCCACTCACCCTCAAACTGCTGATCCTCTGCCACAAAAGTTCCGATCAGACGGTAAAAAGGCGTCTTTACAAACTCCCGGATCTCCCGTTCTCTTCGCACCACCATTCCAAGCACGCAGGTCATGACACGTCCTACCGAGATGACCGAATATTTCGTCTGAAGAAAGCCGGAAATGCTATTCCCATATTTCAAAGTCAACAGCCTGGAAAAATTGATTCCCATCAAATAATCCTCTTTGGCTCTCAAATATGCCGAATCACTGAGATTGTCATATTCTGACAGATCTTTTGCTTCCCTGATTCCTCTTAAAATCTCTTCTTCTGTCTGGGAGTCGATCCAGACTCTGCGCCTTTTCTTTCCCTCTACATGTGCTTCCTGTTCCACCAACCGGTAGATATATTCTCCTTCTCGCCCGGAATCGGTACAGACATAGATCGTATCCACATCCTCCCGGTTTAGAAGCCCTTTTACAATCGAGAACTGTTTCGCCACAGCCGGAATCACTTCGTACTTAAATTCCTCAGGAATAAACGGCAGAGTCGTAAGGCTCCACCGTTTCAATGCCGGATCATATTCTTCCGGATAACTCATCGTCACCAGATGTCCCACGCACCAGGTGACGATCGCCTCCTCCGATTCAATATATCCGTCTTTTCGTCTTGTATTTAATTTTAATGCTTTTGCAAATTCAGCCGCAACAGAAGGCTTCTCTGCAATATATACTGCTTTCGCCATAAAAAGGCATACTCCTTCATTATTTTTTAAACAGATTTCGAACTTTTTTAAAGATCGATCTCTTTTCCTCGATGGCGCGAGGTCTCTCTGCATTCATGGCCTCTTCCATAAACACTTCCTGAGAAATCACCGGACGGGCAGTCACCGGCTTCTTCACCAGAGTTCCGTCACTCTTCAAAAGACGCGCCTTCACATTATCCGCCAGCATCACCTTGAGCATATGGTTGATCCGCGCTTTGATCGCATCGTCATATACCGGGCACGCTACTTCCACACGCTTTTCGGTGTTTCTCGTCATCATATCTGCCGAACCGATATAGATCTTCTGTTCCTCACCCTTTCCGAAGCTGAAAATCCTCGGATGTTCCAGAAATCTTCCCACAATACTGGTTACCGTCAGATTCTCCGTCTCTCCCGGAATTCCCGGAAGAATACAGCAAATACCACGAACGATCAGATCCACTTTCACACCTGCTCTTGACGCCTCTGCTACTTTCTGGATAAAATCTACGTCCGTCACCGAATTCATCTTCATGATCACACGGCCATTCTTTCCCTTGGCAATCTCTTCATCAATCAATGACAGAATCTTCGGTTTCAAACTACTTGGAGAAACGATCAGATGACGGTAAGAGCCTTCCACGTTCCCGATCGACATATTTTTAAAGAAAGTCGCCGCATCTTCACCAATCTCCTGATCCGCCGTAATCAGTGACAGATCCGTATACATCTTCGCTGTTTTTTCGTTATAGTTTCCGGTTCCCACCTGCGTAATGTAACGGATGTCATTCCGGTTTCGATAGGTAATCAGACAGATCTTGGAATGAACCTTATAGCCCTCAAAGCCATAAATCACCCGGCATCCCGCCTCTTCCATCCGTTCCGACCAGTCGATGTTGTTCTGTTCATCGAATCTGGCTCTCAGCTCGATCAGTGCCGTAACGTCCTTTCCGTTTTCAGCCGCCGCACACAGATATTCAACCAGTCTCGTCTTCTTCGCCAGTCGATAGATCGTAATCTTGATGGTCATGACATTCGGATCCACAGAAGCTTCTTTGATCAACTGCAAAAACGGATCCATGCTCTCATAAGGATAGGACAACAGGATATCTTTCTTCTTCACCTGAGCCATCACATTTCCCTTTGCAACCATCGCTGCCGGCTGCGGAGTAAACGGGCGATCCACCAGAGAACGTTTCATGGATTCCGGTACTTTATCAATAATTGCGAAAATGAAATCCAGCTTCATCGGCATCTTGGTCCGAAAAATGCATTTCGGCTCGATGTTCAGTTTTTCACAGAAATATTTTTCCATCTCTTTCGAAAGCGGATGTGCCACTTCCAGACGCACTGCCGCCAGTCTCCGTCTTTTATGAAGTGTTTCCTGCATGATCACACGGAAATCTTCGTTATCCGAATAAGCCTCATCATCCGGTGCAATATCTGCATTTCTCGTAACGCAGACATAATTCTTCTCCGAAACCTCATATTGTTCAAATACCAGTTCCAGATATTCCATGATCACTTTTTCCATACGGATATAGCGGATATCATGTCCCGGAAGATAAAGAATATCAGACACAAACTGAGGAACCGGCACGATTCCAACCATGGTCTTATTATCCAGTTTCAGATTTGCGATCACATAGAGCTCTTTATTCTGCAAATGCGGAAAAGGATGATTGGAATCTACGATAGTCGGAGACAGCAGGGGTAAGATCTGCTCCTTAAAATATTTTTTTACATATTTTTTCTCCTGGTTCTCCAGTTCTTTAAAATCCAGCCCGCAGACCCCATATGGATGAAGCTGTTTCTTGATCTCATTGTAAGTCTTGTCGCGTTCCTTATAAAGCGGCGCAACCGCCTCATAGATCTTGTCAAGCTGCTCCTTCGGAGTCATGCCGGAGCGTTTATCCTTTGTCTCGTCCCCCATCGCGATCATATCGTAGAGACTGCCCACACGGATCATAAAAAACTCATCCAGATTGCTGGTAAAAATCGACACAAACTTCATGCGCTCCAGAAGTGGAACCGTCTCATCCTGCGCCTCTTCCAGTACTCTATGGTCAAATCTCAGCCAGGACAATTCCCTGTTCTGCGTATACCGTAACATTTCCTTTTCCATTGCTTTCCCTCAACTTTCTTCTGTGTGTAAAATGTCCGCTTCGGATCATTCCAACCATCTTATCACACAGCTTTTTATATTTTTTATACTCCATGTGAAATCTCTGTAAAGTCCTACAGAATTTTCATACTGCCCATTAGGGATATTTTACCACGACAGTCCCGGAAAAGCCAGACAGAAAAAAGCCATTGCTCTTCTCCGGCCTCACGCCGGATTCGGGCAATGGCTTGCATTTCATTAAACGTTCGCTCTATTTTGCAGAAATGTAACCCTTTGCGGTCAGAGATTCTGCACACAGAACAGCTCCACCTGCCGCACCTCTTACGGTGTTGTGGGAAAGACCTACAAACTTGTAGTCAAACATGCTGTCTTCTCTCAGACGTCCGATGGAAACTCCCATACCGTTTTCATAATCTACATCCAGTCTTACCTGCGGACGGTTGTCTTCTTCCATATAACGGATAAACTGCTCCGGTGCACTCGGAAGTCCTGCTTCCTGCGGGAATCCTTTGAAGTTCACCAGTTTTTCGATCAACTGTTCCTTCGTCGGCTTCTTTTCAAAATTAATGAAAACTGCGGCTGTATGACCGTTCAGAACCGGAACACGGATGCACTGGCAGGTAATCTTCGGCAGTTCTGCCTTTACGATCTCGCCATTTTCCACTTTACCCAGGACACGAAGCGGCTCCTGCTCACTCTTTTCTTCTTCTCCACCGATGAACGGAATGATATTTTCCACCATTTCCGGCCAGTCCTTAAAAGTCTTTCCTGCTCCGGAAATTGCCTGATAAGTTGTGGCAACTACTTCCTTTGGTCCGAATTCCTTCCATGCTGCCAGACACGGTGCATAACTCTGAATGGAACAGTTCGGTTTTACTGCAACAAAACCTCTGGTTGTTCCGAGTCTCTTCTTCTGCGCCTCGATCACTTCGAAATGATCAATATTAACCTCCGGAATTACCATCGGTACATCCGGTGTCCAGCGATGTGCGCTGTTGTTGGATACTACCGGTGTCTCTGTCTTTGCATATGCATCTTCGATGGCACGAATCTCCTCTTTTGACATATCCACTGCGCTGAATACAAAATCAACGGTAGATGCCACGGTCTCGATCTCATTGATATCATGTACGATCAGATCTTTGACTGCTTCCGGCATCGGTGTGGTCATCTTCCATCTTCCGCCGACTGCATCTTCGTAACGTTTTCCGGCAGAACGCGGGCTTGCTGCCACTGTAACCACCTCAAACCAGGGATGATTTTCCAGCAGGGAAATAAACCGCTGACCAACCATTCCAGTTGCACCCAAAATTCCAACTCTTAACTTCTGTTCCATTTCTTCTTCTCCTTTATCTTTCTATGACTGGTTGTTCCGTTGCAGACTCTGCAATCATCAACCTTCTCTTTTTTATATGACGGCTTATTTCTTGTATATACCGTTTTCCTTGCACTTACTTGCCGGGAACTTCCTGTTCCTTCAGATAAGCCTCTTCTTTTTCAATGACTTCTTTCATCGCACGTTCTCCCGGTGCTCCGATGGTATTTCGCATCTCCACACAGGTCTTCATGCTGATTGCCTCATAGATATCTTCTTCAAATACCGGAGAAATCTTTTTCAGTTCTTCCAGAGACATATCATCCAGAGCAATCTTCCGATCAATACAATACAGCACAAGCTGTCCCACGATTCCATGTGCATCCCGGAATGGAACTCCATGTTTTACCAGGTAATCTGCCGCATCCGTTGCATTGGTAAATCCGTGTTTTGCACTTTCTTCCATCCGGTCTTTTCGGAAGTTCATCGTCTTTATCATGCCGGTAAACAAGGCAAGGCATCCTTTCGTGGTATCAATCGCATCAAAAGTCAGCTCTTTGTCTTCCTGCATATCTTTATTATAAGCAAGCGGGATTCCCTTCATCGCTGTCAAAAGAGACATCAGTGCTCCATAGACTCTTCCGGTCTTTCCTCTTACCAGTTCCGCGATATCCGGATTCTTTTTCTGCGGCATGATACTGCTGCCGGTACTGTATGCATCATCAATCTCAACAAACTGATACTCATTGGAATTCCAGATGATCACTTCCTCTGAAAAACGACTCAGATGCATCATGATCGTTGACAGAGCAGACAAGAATTCAATCAGATAATCTCTGTCTGCCACAGAATCCATACTGTTCAGAGTCGGTCCGTAAAAATCAAGAAGACTGGCTGTATACTCCCGATCCAACGGATAGGTCGTACCGGCAAGTGCTCCGGAACCAAGCGGACAGTAATTCATTCTCTCATAGATATCTTTCATTCGCTGGCGATCCCGCTTAAACATCTCAAAGTAAGCGCCAAGGTGATGTGCCAGCGTAATCGGCTGTGCCTTCTGAAGATGGGTAAATCCCGGCATAAATGTGGCCGTATGCTCTTTCATCATTTTCAAAAGAACTTCCAGCAGTTCTCTTAACAGATAATCCACTTCCAGGATCTCATCTCTTGTATAAAGCTTCATATCCAGCGCAACCTGATCATTTCTGCTGCGGCCGGTATGTAATTTCTTTCCAACATCTCCGATCCGGTCGATCAGATTTGCCTCTACGAAGCTGTGAATATCCTCATACTCATCTGTGATCAGAAGTGTACCTTCTTCCACATCCTTTAATATGCCTTTCAGACCGGCAATGATCTGATCTCTTTCTTCTTCCGTCAGAATCCCCTGTTTTGCAAGCATGGTTACATGCGCGATACTTCCGCGGATATCCTGCCTGTAGAATTTCTGATCAAAAGAAATGGAGGCATTGAAATTATAGACTAATTTATCGGTTTCTTTTGTGAAACGTCCACCCCACAACTGTGCCATTTCTTTCTCTTCCCTTCTGCATCTTTCTGTAAAATCAAACTTTGTTCCTTAGTGTATCACAATCCCTCGTTTTCTGTCTACCCACATTTCTCTCAACTTTTTGTCTGAATTTTCCGTTCCCTTAAGGAAAATTCACAACCACAGTAATCCTGACGGTACAATCCATACTCTGCCGAGAGCTCGATGGAACGTTTGTATCCTTCTTTTTTCTTAAAATCCGAGAAAAGATAGGCCGCGCCATATTCTTCGGCCAGCTTTCCGCCAATCTCATTTAATTTCTGTGCATTTTTCATGGGACTGATCGACAGCGTAGTGGTAAAAAAGTCGAATTCTTTTTCTTTTGCCAGTTCCGCCGTCTTCCTCAGACGCATCTCATAACAGGCAAAACACCGGACACCGCCTTCTTTTAACGCCTCCATTCCCTCTGCCATTTTATAAAATGCTTCTTTTTCATACACGCCTTCCAAAAAGGACACCGGATGAAGCGTCTTCATCCTTCGGATCAGGCCTTTCTGCTCTTCCACCCGTTTCCAGTATTCCTCTTCCGGGTAAATGTTTGGATTATAATAAAAAACCGTAATCTCAAAATGGTTGGACAGATATTCCAGAACATAACTGCTACACGGTGCACAACAACTGTGAAGCAGAAGTTTTGGCACCTCTCCTCTTTCTTCCAGTTTTTTTATAACCTTATCCAGTTCTTTCTGATAATTAATCTTTGGAAGATTCTGCATGAATTTTATTTCCTCTTTTCTTTATACATTATTTTTCTTAGGTTATCGTGGCATCTGCGTTCCGCTTCGGTCAGTACAGGCACAGACTTTTGCCCGTTGTT from the Mediterraneibacter butyricigenes genome contains:
- a CDS encoding methylglyoxal synthase, encoding MLNDAYVTMEIGATKHIALVAHDGKKKELVDWCDRNKEILKFHFLCGTGTTARLIAERTGLPVKGYCSGPLGGDQQIGAKIVEGQIDFMIFLWDPLEAQPHDPDVKALLRIAVVYDIPIANNLATADFMLNSSYMKTSYQRKIENFNRTIQKRVEEMKEK
- a CDS encoding epoxyqueuosine reductase QueH, with the translated sequence MQNLPKINYQKELDKVIKKLEERGEVPKLLLHSCCAPCSSYVLEYLSNHFEITVFYYNPNIYPEEEYWKRVEEQKGLIRRMKTLHPVSFLEGVYEKEAFYKMAEGMEALKEGGVRCFACYEMRLRKTAELAKEKEFDFFTTTLSISPMKNAQKLNEIGGKLAEEYGAAYLFSDFKKKEGYKRSIELSAEYGLYRQDYCGCEFSLRERKIQTKS
- a CDS encoding DNA topoisomerase; its protein translation is MAKAVYIAEKPSVAAEFAKALKLNTRRKDGYIESEEAIVTWCVGHLVTMSYPEEYDPALKRWSLTTLPFIPEEFKYEVIPAVAKQFSIVKGLLNREDVDTIYVCTDSGREGEYIYRLVEQEAHVEGKKRRRVWIDSQTEEEILRGIREAKDLSEYDNLSDSAYLRAKEDYLMGINFSRLLTLKYGNSISGFLQTKYSVISVGRVMTCVLGMVVRREREIREFVKTPFYRLIGTFVAEDQQFEGEWRAVKGSRYFESFDLYKENGFKERKKAEELMQWLQEEQPVKGKIAALERKKERKNPPLLFNLAELQNECSKRFKISPDETLRIVQELYEKKMVTYPRTDARVLSTAVAKEIHRNLNGLSKYEMAAPYLQDILKFGTHKGLAKTRYVNDKQITDHYAIIPTGQGLNNLKGLNGTAHGVYDMIVRRFLSIFYPPAVYQKVAITVQVRGESFFASLRVLAEEGYLKVAGYKKNDADAGTDKKDEEDSGESSTALFQAIQQLKKGQEIEVNKLEIKEGETSPPKRYNSGSMILAMENAGQLIEDEELRSQIKGSGIGTSATRAEILKKLVNIKYLALNKKTQVITPTLQGEMVYDVVANSIRSLLNPELTASWEKGLNYVANGEITSEEYMQKLDHFIVSRIDGVKGLNNQYQLRECYQKAASFYKKTTGRQYGKGKKK
- the asd gene encoding aspartate-semialdehyde dehydrogenase, whose amino-acid sequence is MEQKLRVGILGATGMVGQRFISLLENHPWFEVVTVAASPRSAGKRYEDAVGGRWKMTTPMPEAVKDLIVHDINEIETVASTVDFVFSAVDMSKEEIRAIEDAYAKTETPVVSNNSAHRWTPDVPMVIPEVNIDHFEVIEAQKKRLGTTRGFVAVKPNCSIQSYAPCLAAWKEFGPKEVVATTYQAISGAGKTFKDWPEMVENIIPFIGGEEEKSEQEPLRVLGKVENGEIVKAELPKITCQCIRVPVLNGHTAAVFINFEKKPTKEQLIEKLVNFKGFPQEAGLPSAPEQFIRYMEEDNRPQVRLDVDYENGMGVSIGRLREDSMFDYKFVGLSHNTVRGAAGGAVLCAESLTAKGYISAK
- a CDS encoding acyltransferase, whose protein sequence is MKGLTVKELYTLEETIAKEIFDGVTYPWEVLPKIHDFILELGKTLSEEEYDHPSEEVWIAKSATVAPTAYIHGPAIIGKEAEVRHCAFIRGNAIVGEGAVVGNSTELKNVILFNKVQVPHYNYVGDSVLGYRSHMGAGSITSNVKSDKKLVVVHTPEEEIETGMKKFGAMLGDFVEVGCGSILNPGAVIGAHTNIYPLSSVRGFVPAESIYKKQGEIAEKVQQ
- the argH gene encoding argininosuccinate lyase — its product is MAQLWGGRFTKETDKLVYNFNASISFDQKFYRQDIRGSIAHVTMLAKQGILTEEERDQIIAGLKGILKDVEEGTLLITDEYEDIHSFVEANLIDRIGDVGKKLHTGRSRNDQVALDMKLYTRDEILEVDYLLRELLEVLLKMMKEHTATFMPGFTHLQKAQPITLAHHLGAYFEMFKRDRQRMKDIYERMNYCPLGSGALAGTTYPLDREYTASLLDFYGPTLNSMDSVADRDYLIEFLSALSTIMMHLSRFSEEVIIWNSNEYQFVEIDDAYSTGSSIMPQKKNPDIAELVRGKTGRVYGALMSLLTAMKGIPLAYNKDMQEDKELTFDAIDTTKGCLALFTGMIKTMNFRKDRMEESAKHGFTNATDAADYLVKHGVPFRDAHGIVGQLVLYCIDRKIALDDMSLEELKKISPVFEEDIYEAISMKTCVEMRNTIGAPGERAMKEVIEKEEAYLKEQEVPGK
- the ppk1 gene encoding polyphosphate kinase 1 — protein: MEKEMLRYTQNRELSWLRFDHRVLEEAQDETVPLLERMKFVSIFTSNLDEFFMIRVGSLYDMIAMGDETKDKRSGMTPKEQLDKIYEAVAPLYKERDKTYNEIKKQLHPYGVCGLDFKELENQEKKYVKKYFKEQILPLLSPTIVDSNHPFPHLQNKELYVIANLKLDNKTMVGIVPVPQFVSDILYLPGHDIRYIRMEKVIMEYLELVFEQYEVSEKNYVCVTRNADIAPDDEAYSDNEDFRVIMQETLHKRRRLAAVRLEVAHPLSKEMEKYFCEKLNIEPKCIFRTKMPMKLDFIFAIIDKVPESMKRSLVDRPFTPQPAAMVAKGNVMAQVKKKDILLSYPYESMDPFLQLIKEASVDPNVMTIKITIYRLAKKTRLVEYLCAAAENGKDVTALIELRARFDEQNNIDWSERMEEAGCRVIYGFEGYKVHSKICLITYRNRNDIRYITQVGTGNYNEKTAKMYTDLSLITADQEIGEDAATFFKNMSIGNVEGSYRHLIVSPSSLKPKILSLIDEEIAKGKNGRVIMKMNSVTDVDFIQKVAEASRAGVKVDLIVRGICCILPGIPGETENLTVTSIVGRFLEHPRIFSFGKGEEQKIYIGSADMMTRNTEKRVEVACPVYDDAIKARINHMLKVMLADNVKARLLKSDGTLVKKPVTARPVISQEVFMEEAMNAERPRAIEEKRSIFKKVRNLFKK